One genomic segment of Scylla paramamosain isolate STU-SP2022 chromosome 11, ASM3559412v1, whole genome shotgun sequence includes these proteins:
- the LOC135105007 gene encoding polyprenol reductase-like isoform X1, with product MTALSLLYTALNLLYQLNLCKLMFVFYTVVISMGGCVVNFLSGVVAAPPLLLQAFKFGKMAHTTQVSRLLAALEVPRRWFFHFYVSASIVVTIALSLMWYVYVSGAGFPPWATTTLDVLTTPHRTQAVNVTSAAMALCLLALQIYRRLYENLFVSVFSSGHMNILHYIVGHTFYLGAVTLLLSQAPGFTSVESHIVFSGIEIQHIIGTVIFLLGFVVQHWSLCLLAGLRKNRGTNMQEKYLMPEGGLFEVVSCPHMLAEVLLYVGLLIILGPGSDWLWVTLWVLCNQILMRCLLLDSRG from the exons ATGACAGCACTTTCATTACTCTACACTGCGCTGAATTTACTCTACCAGCTTAATTTATGCAAGCTCATGTTCGTATTTTACACTGTGGTGATAAGCATGGGTGGGTGTGTAGTGAACTTCTTGAGCGGGGTGGTGGCGGCGCCGCCCCTCCTGTTGCAGGCCTTCAAGTTTGGTAAAATGGCCCACACCACCCAGGTGAGCAGGCTGCTGGCGGCGCTGGAAGTACCCCGTAG ATGGTTCTTCCATTTTTATGTCTCTGCCTCCATAGTGGTGACAATTGCACTTTCCCTGATGTGGTATGTGTATGTGTCAGGAGCCGGCTTTCCTCCCtgggccaccaccaccttggatgttctcaccacaccacacaggaCACAAGCAG TCAATGTCACCAGTGCAGCCATGGCACTGTGCTTGCTGGCCCTCCAGATATACCGCAGACTATATGAGAAcctgtttgtgagtgtgttcaGCTCAGGTCACATGAATATCCTGCACTATATTGTTGGTCACACCTTCTACCTTGGGGCGGTGACACTCCTCCTCTCGCAGGCCCCAGGCTTTACCTCTGTAG AGTCACACATTGTGTTTTCTGGCATTGAGATTCAGCACATTATTGGGACTGTGATTTTCCTGCTTGGCTTTGTGGTGCAGCATTGGAGCCTCTGTCTGCTGGCTGGCTTGAGGAAGAACAGAG GAACAAATATGCAAGAGAAGTACTTGATGCCGGAGGGAGGTCTGTTTGAGGTGGTGTCATGCCCTCACATGCTGGCTGAGGTGTTGCTCTATGTAGGGCTGCTCATCATCCTTGGTCCTGGCAGTGACTGGCTCTGGGTCACACTCTGGGTCCTCTGTAATCAG ATACTTATGAGATGCTTGCTTCTAGATAGTAGAGGCTAG
- the LOC135105007 gene encoding polyprenol reductase-like isoform X2 codes for MTALSLLYTALNLLYQLNLCKLMFVFYTVVISMGGCVVNFLSGVVAAPPLLLQAFKFGKMAHTTQVSRLLAALEVPRRWFFHFYVSASIVVTIALSLMWYVYVSGAGFPPWATTTLDVLTTPHRTQAVNVTSAAMALCLLALQIYRRLYENLFVSVFSSGHMNILHYIVGHTFYLGAVTLLLSQAPGFTSVESHIVFSGIEIQHIIGTVIFLLGFVVQHWSLCLLAGLRKNRGTNMQEKYLMPEGGLFEVVSCPHMLAEVLLYVGLLIILGPGSDWLWVTLWVLCNQVQVAVMNHKWYQGTFKDYPKHRRAIIPFVL; via the exons ATGACAGCACTTTCATTACTCTACACTGCGCTGAATTTACTCTACCAGCTTAATTTATGCAAGCTCATGTTCGTATTTTACACTGTGGTGATAAGCATGGGTGGGTGTGTAGTGAACTTCTTGAGCGGGGTGGTGGCGGCGCCGCCCCTCCTGTTGCAGGCCTTCAAGTTTGGTAAAATGGCCCACACCACCCAGGTGAGCAGGCTGCTGGCGGCGCTGGAAGTACCCCGTAG ATGGTTCTTCCATTTTTATGTCTCTGCCTCCATAGTGGTGACAATTGCACTTTCCCTGATGTGGTATGTGTATGTGTCAGGAGCCGGCTTTCCTCCCtgggccaccaccaccttggatgttctcaccacaccacacaggaCACAAGCAG TCAATGTCACCAGTGCAGCCATGGCACTGTGCTTGCTGGCCCTCCAGATATACCGCAGACTATATGAGAAcctgtttgtgagtgtgttcaGCTCAGGTCACATGAATATCCTGCACTATATTGTTGGTCACACCTTCTACCTTGGGGCGGTGACACTCCTCCTCTCGCAGGCCCCAGGCTTTACCTCTGTAG AGTCACACATTGTGTTTTCTGGCATTGAGATTCAGCACATTATTGGGACTGTGATTTTCCTGCTTGGCTTTGTGGTGCAGCATTGGAGCCTCTGTCTGCTGGCTGGCTTGAGGAAGAACAGAG GAACAAATATGCAAGAGAAGTACTTGATGCCGGAGGGAGGTCTGTTTGAGGTGGTGTCATGCCCTCACATGCTGGCTGAGGTGTTGCTCTATGTAGGGCTGCTCATCATCCTTGGTCCTGGCAGTGACTGGCTCTGGGTCACACTCTGGGTCCTCTGTAATCAG GTCCAGGTGGCAGTGATGAATCACAAATGGTACCAGGGCACCTTCAAGGACTACCCAAAGCACCGCCGTGCCATCATCCCTTTCGTGTTGTAA